In Paenibacillus ihbetae, the following are encoded in one genomic region:
- a CDS encoding glycoside hydrolase family 43 protein: MNYHNPVISGFHPDPSICRVGEDYFLVTSSFEYFPGVPLFHSKDLVHWEQIGHCLTRMEQLDLHNARTSGGIYAPTIRFHQGIFYVTMTNVSSGGNFYVTSEDPFGDWSNPVYVDHPGIDPDLLFDGDGAVYYTTSWNQGIYQSRIDVQTGKRLSDVKLLWNGTGGQYPEAPHLYRIGEWYYLLISEGGTEYGHMVTVARSQRPDGPYESCPYNPILTHRSLLKPIQATGHADLVQTSDDNWWAVFLGIRPVGYPPRHHLGRETFLAPVTWTKDGWPIIGENGMIDETMPAGSLRLQSAGSSPVRDDFIDLELAPYWNFLRSPNRDQWSLSVKESCLSLKGSAVSLNEGGAPAFVGRKQQHFTMKASAQLTFTPHQNGEEAGLTVFMNERFHYEIALTRLDGHRKIIFRRRIGSLWKIENEAPWYADTVVLTIRADQEMYAFGFSSSGQDPFWFGEGECAMLAAEVAGGFTGVLIAMYATGNGVPSASWAHFDWFDYQAIQ; the protein is encoded by the coding sequence ATGAACTACCATAATCCCGTGATTAGCGGCTTTCATCCAGACCCAAGTATCTGCCGAGTGGGCGAAGATTACTTTCTTGTGACGAGTTCCTTTGAATATTTTCCGGGGGTGCCTCTTTTTCACAGCAAAGATCTGGTGCATTGGGAGCAAATCGGCCATTGCTTGACACGAATGGAACAATTGGATCTGCATAATGCACGGACTTCTGGAGGAATTTACGCCCCAACGATCCGTTTTCACCAAGGCATCTTCTACGTGACGATGACCAACGTGTCGAGCGGAGGAAACTTTTATGTAACCTCGGAGGATCCTTTCGGGGATTGGTCCAATCCGGTTTATGTAGACCATCCCGGAATTGATCCCGATTTGTTGTTTGATGGGGATGGTGCGGTTTATTATACGACATCTTGGAACCAGGGGATCTATCAAAGCCGGATTGACGTGCAAACCGGAAAGAGGCTATCCGACGTCAAGCTCCTGTGGAACGGAACGGGCGGGCAATATCCGGAAGCTCCGCATCTCTATCGGATCGGGGAGTGGTATTATCTGCTTATTTCCGAAGGAGGCACCGAATACGGACATATGGTTACTGTCGCTAGGAGTCAGCGGCCAGACGGTCCTTACGAGAGCTGTCCCTACAACCCGATTCTCACTCATCGGAGTCTGTTGAAGCCAATTCAAGCTACGGGCCATGCCGATCTGGTACAGACATCTGATGACAACTGGTGGGCTGTCTTTCTAGGCATCCGGCCCGTCGGCTACCCCCCTCGCCATCATCTGGGCAGAGAAACGTTTCTGGCACCGGTAACTTGGACAAAGGATGGATGGCCGATTATTGGAGAGAACGGCATGATTGATGAAACGATGCCAGCAGGAAGTCTCCGTTTGCAATCCGCGGGGAGCTCCCCTGTAAGAGATGACTTTATAGATTTGGAACTCGCACCATATTGGAATTTCCTTCGGTCACCGAATCGGGATCAATGGTCCCTGTCCGTAAAGGAGAGCTGCTTGTCATTAAAGGGATCGGCGGTATCCTTGAATGAGGGGGGCGCTCCCGCCTTCGTCGGAAGAAAACAACAGCATTTTACGATGAAGGCTTCGGCACAATTGACGTTTACGCCGCATCAGAACGGCGAGGAAGCAGGATTAACCGTGTTTATGAACGAGCGTTTTCACTATGAGATCGCTCTAACGCGACTCGACGGTCATCGAAAGATCATCTTCCGCAGAAGGATCGGAAGCTTGTGGAAAATTGAAAACGAGGCTCCCTGGTATGCAGATACAGTTGTGCTTACGATTCGCGCCGACCAAGAGATGTATGCCTTCGGATTTTCCAGCAGCGGCCAGGATCCGTTTTGGTTCGGGGAAGGCGAATGTGCCATGTTAGCCGCGGAAGTTGCCGGCGGGTTTACTGGAGTACTTATTGCCATGTATGCTACAGGCAACGGCGTTCCTTCCGCTTCGTGGGCCCACTTTGATTGGTTTGATTATCAAGCCATTCAATAA
- a CDS encoding ABC transporter permease, with the protein MTRRSGLKRFRKYSPLYLLMLPGILYLIINNYAPMFGMFIAFKNINFSAGIFDSDWVGFKNFEYLFKTTDAFIITRNTILYNAAFIVIGTVLSIAVAILLNEIRVKLLSRFYQSVIVLPHLISFVVVGYLVYAALSFETGFMNKTILPLMGVESISWYTEPKYWPIILTVVQLWKSVGFSCIIFLASIISIDPEYYEAATLDGASKWRQIRSITIPLITPVIIMLTLLSIGRMFYSDFGLFYQVPMNSGMLNDTTNVIDTYVYRSLMIMGDIGMASAAGVYQSIVGFVLVLSANYIVRKFNRENALF; encoded by the coding sequence ATGACAAGACGGAGCGGGTTGAAACGGTTCAGGAAATACTCGCCTCTATATCTCCTTATGCTCCCGGGAATTCTCTACCTCATCATTAACAATTATGCTCCTATGTTCGGCATGTTTATTGCCTTTAAAAATATTAATTTCTCGGCCGGGATATTTGACAGTGACTGGGTTGGCTTTAAAAATTTCGAGTATTTGTTTAAAACGACCGACGCCTTTATCATCACGCGAAATACGATTCTATATAATGCAGCCTTTATCGTGATCGGTACGGTGCTCTCCATTGCCGTTGCCATCCTGCTTAACGAGATTAGAGTGAAGCTGCTGTCTCGTTTCTACCAGAGCGTTATTGTGCTGCCCCACCTTATTTCCTTTGTCGTTGTCGGTTACTTGGTATATGCGGCGCTGAGTTTTGAGACTGGTTTCATGAACAAAACCATTCTTCCCCTAATGGGAGTCGAAAGCATTTCATGGTATACCGAGCCGAAGTATTGGCCGATTATTCTGACCGTGGTCCAGCTTTGGAAGAGTGTCGGATTCTCCTGCATTATCTTTCTGGCTTCCATAATCAGTATCGATCCAGAGTACTATGAAGCCGCAACGCTTGATGGAGCGTCGAAATGGAGACAAATTCGGTCGATTACGATTCCGCTGATAACACCGGTGATCATCATGCTTACACTGTTGAGTATCGGGCGCATGTTCTATTCCGATTTCGGACTATTCTATCAAGTACCGATGAACTCGGGCATGCTCAACGATACCACAAACGTGATCGATACGTACGTCTACAGAAGTTTGATGATCATGGGGGATATAGGCATGGCTTCGGCTGCGGGTGTCTACCAATCCATTGTCGGTTTCGTTCTCGTACTGAGTGCAAACTATATTGTTCGTAAATTCAATAGGGAGAACGCGTTGTTCTAG
- a CDS encoding spore germination protein, which translates to MELKERLAAYFDGNADYFNVDIRLLQYQVQMIGLDSLVDLPQSIASLQTQTSNLDHASLQPAALLNILGKLVEPKLEAIVPDIMKGNLILFEPKSGTCSSVLPIPKNVTRSVTSPETENTLYGASSAFQEDVDTNIGILRKQCSGASMQVETYKVGKHHPRSLFLIYQEDRVDSRLLRSVQAKIKEGQDQEVHHIQQLGNMLGMNPWSFLPSFNMTELPQNAAHSLQQGKIVCMIDRYPFAIILPSHIMDMFRLKDDYNYALPFMYLIRLLRIIGALIATIIPGLYVALVSVNPEVLRLQLALSIANSRQDVPYPAFVETLLLLIVLELILEASVRLPKSVGPTITMVGGIILGQAAVSAKLVSNLLIIVLAGTTIASSTVVGFQNSVTLRVFKYVLIILSAIYGMLGLLAGIVVVCAYLGHQTSMGVPYLSLPAFNKKDERNG; encoded by the coding sequence ATGGAGCTTAAAGAAAGGCTGGCTGCCTATTTTGATGGAAACGCCGATTATTTCAATGTTGATATTCGGTTGCTGCAATACCAAGTTCAGATGATCGGTTTGGATTCGTTGGTTGATCTTCCCCAGAGCATCGCATCCCTTCAAACCCAAACCTCGAACCTGGACCATGCTTCGCTTCAGCCTGCCGCTCTTCTGAACATATTGGGCAAGCTTGTGGAGCCCAAGCTGGAGGCGATCGTCCCTGACATCATGAAGGGGAATCTGATCCTATTCGAACCCAAGTCCGGAACCTGCAGCTCCGTCCTGCCGATCCCCAAAAATGTCACCCGTTCCGTTACTTCACCCGAAACCGAAAATACGCTGTATGGCGCAAGCAGCGCTTTTCAGGAGGATGTCGATACAAACATCGGCATTTTGCGTAAGCAGTGCTCCGGGGCCTCCATGCAAGTAGAAACGTACAAGGTCGGAAAGCATCATCCCAGGTCATTATTTTTAATTTATCAGGAGGATCGGGTCGACTCCCGGTTATTGCGTTCCGTTCAAGCAAAAATCAAGGAGGGGCAGGATCAGGAGGTTCATCATATTCAGCAGCTCGGGAACATGCTGGGAATGAATCCATGGTCGTTCTTGCCCAGCTTCAACATGACGGAATTGCCGCAAAATGCAGCCCATTCCCTTCAGCAAGGCAAAATCGTATGCATGATTGACCGTTATCCTTTCGCGATTATTTTGCCTAGCCATATCATGGATATGTTCCGTTTGAAGGATGATTATAATTACGCTCTCCCCTTTATGTACCTGATCCGGCTCCTCAGAATCATTGGCGCCTTGATCGCTACGATCATTCCCGGACTGTATGTTGCCCTGGTATCCGTCAATCCTGAGGTTCTGAGGCTTCAACTGGCCTTATCAATTGCAAACAGCAGACAGGATGTCCCTTACCCTGCCTTTGTCGAGACGCTCTTGCTCCTCATCGTTCTGGAGCTCATTCTCGAAGCAAGTGTCCGTCTTCCCAAAAGCGTCGGGCCTACCATAACGATGGTTGGCGGTATCATATTGGGCCAGGCGGCCGTATCGGCCAAACTTGTCAGCAATCTGCTGATTATCGTTCTGGCCGGTACAACCATTGCATCCTCAACGGTGGTCGGCTTTCAGAACTCGGTGACTTTACGCGTATTTAAATATGTGCTGATCATCTTGTCCGCCATCTATGGCATGCTGGGGCTTCTTGCAGGAATCGTTGTCGTGTGTGCTTATTTAGGTCATCAAACAAGCATGGGCGTTCCTTACTTATCGCTGCCTGCATTCAATAAAAAGGATGAGCGAAATGGATAA
- a CDS encoding GerAB/ArcD/ProY family transporter yields MDKSGYQAAILYVVCHMGLIFFLYPSDLFTAMDMGHWIGIGISYALHAAALFLYLKGLAWTSRKNVIDMFRSAGALFAWLLLVPVFVYFGIAIIITLRAYSEMLTLVFLSSTPLWAIQLLLIGIAFLMAWQGMASMARTGVLLAILFTFPILFVLCLSFQNVDWYYLLPIIDHEQTFRFLIKPDFLVSLFVYAGGFFFLGLLPASIHISIKKMMLGCLLLLPMFLLSVYLPLLTFGQATAEMYEFPMLMTIDTVNITWLLFDRITIFFLLSLMAFALLYLGVTLWVLLTLTKRAVPVIPNIYLLIVLTAGLFAISMAIPNWDFLKKLQGWIIPLRMYVFLVVPLITFIIGWRHKHKTSRATEVT; encoded by the coding sequence ATGGATAAGAGCGGTTATCAAGCAGCCATCTTATACGTCGTTTGTCATATGGGGCTAATCTTTTTCCTCTACCCGTCCGATCTGTTCACAGCCATGGATATGGGGCACTGGATCGGCATCGGGATCAGCTATGCGCTCCATGCAGCTGCGCTTTTCCTGTATCTAAAGGGGCTCGCCTGGACTTCCCGGAAGAACGTCATTGATATGTTCCGCAGCGCCGGAGCATTGTTCGCTTGGCTGTTGTTGGTTCCCGTCTTCGTCTACTTTGGCATAGCAATCATTATCACGCTGCGAGCGTATTCGGAGATGCTGACCCTGGTCTTTTTATCGAGCACGCCGCTGTGGGCGATCCAGCTGCTATTGATCGGCATTGCCTTTCTTATGGCCTGGCAAGGAATGGCCAGTATGGCACGCACCGGGGTGCTCTTGGCCATCCTGTTTACTTTTCCCATTTTGTTTGTCCTCTGCCTCAGCTTTCAAAACGTGGACTGGTATTATTTGCTGCCGATCATTGATCACGAGCAGACCTTCCGGTTCTTGATAAAGCCTGATTTTCTTGTCAGTTTATTCGTATATGCAGGCGGCTTCTTTTTTCTGGGACTGTTACCTGCATCCATACATATCAGCATAAAAAAAATGATGCTGGGCTGCCTCCTCCTCCTGCCCATGTTCCTGTTATCCGTATATTTGCCGCTGCTGACCTTTGGGCAAGCAACCGCGGAAATGTACGAGTTCCCTATGCTCATGACCATCGATACCGTGAATATCACGTGGCTCTTGTTTGACCGGATCACGATTTTCTTTCTATTGAGCCTGATGGCGTTTGCGCTCCTGTACCTGGGTGTCACGCTATGGGTGCTTTTAACGCTTACGAAGCGGGCCGTTCCGGTTATCCCGAATATCTACCTGTTAATTGTACTGACTGCGGGATTGTTTGCCATCTCCATGGCCATTCCCAATTGGGATTTTCTTAAGAAGCTTCAGGGCTGGATCATCCCTCTGAGGATGTATGTATTTCTGGTCGTTCCCCTGATCACGTTCATTATCGGATGGCGGCACAAGCATAAAACAAGCCGCGCTACGGAGGTTACTTAA
- a CDS encoding GerAB/ArcD/ProY family transporter, with protein sequence MSGGIPTNQAFMMMMLTAGLTNHVMIIPVLIEISGRDAWITILASGVLFLPWVLLIYGIIRKLGDRTIRQAIDESSGKAARVLIMSMASLYFIAFAFYTLKEVIDWTKSTYLLQTPVVATSLILVLLCLVTARQGLRTVGISAGILLPIVVLLGIFVSVANFKVKNYHYLMPVLEHGFTPVLEGLPVMFGGLSQFILILFLRPHLQKKPRFLTVLAIHAVLVFLTFGPTIGGIAEFGPEEMKLQRYPAYEQWRLVKLGKFVEHVDFLSIFQWLSGAYISISLSIYLLCETLLPPSKRSVGILAVSLLMIILCASPISNLKMYYVMADYFLPISSIYLTVLSILMFLLIRRQPRHSTAKGEHSS encoded by the coding sequence ATGTCAGGGGGAATTCCAACGAATCAGGCATTTATGATGATGATGCTGACAGCCGGTTTGACGAACCACGTCATGATCATTCCGGTGCTGATCGAAATATCGGGGCGGGACGCCTGGATCACGATTCTTGCTTCCGGCGTTTTGTTTCTTCCATGGGTGCTTCTGATTTACGGCATTATTCGGAAGCTCGGAGACCGGACGATCCGGCAAGCCATCGACGAAAGCAGCGGCAAAGCGGCACGCGTGCTTATCATGAGCATGGCCTCCCTCTATTTCATCGCATTTGCCTTCTATACGCTGAAAGAAGTGATCGACTGGACGAAATCCACTTATTTGCTTCAGACCCCCGTCGTCGCCACGTCCTTGATTCTGGTTTTGCTATGTTTGGTGACCGCGAGGCAAGGATTACGCACGGTCGGCATCTCAGCGGGAATATTGCTGCCCATCGTTGTACTTCTTGGCATATTTGTATCCGTTGCAAATTTTAAAGTGAAGAACTACCACTATCTTATGCCGGTTCTTGAGCATGGCTTCACCCCGGTCCTAGAGGGTCTGCCGGTCATGTTCGGGGGGCTGTCGCAGTTTATTTTAATCCTGTTTCTCAGGCCGCATCTTCAGAAAAAGCCCCGTTTCCTGACGGTGCTTGCCATTCATGCCGTGCTTGTGTTCTTGACATTCGGTCCCACAATCGGCGGCATTGCAGAATTCGGACCTGAAGAGATGAAACTGCAGCGGTATCCGGCTTATGAGCAGTGGCGCCTCGTAAAGCTCGGCAAATTCGTTGAGCATGTCGACTTTCTGTCGATCTTTCAGTGGCTGAGCGGAGCCTATATTTCCATCTCGCTGTCGATTTATTTGCTGTGCGAGACGCTGCTGCCGCCTTCGAAGCGAAGCGTCGGTATACTGGCGGTCTCCTTGCTGATGATCATCCTCTGCGCATCGCCTATCAGCAATCTGAAGATGTACTATGTCATGGCCGACTATTTCTTGCCGATCTCCAGCATTTACCTCACCGTATTGAGCATACTCATGTTCCTCCTGATTCGAAGACAACCGCGGCACAGCACAGCGAAAGGAGAGCATTCATCATGA
- a CDS encoding spore germination protein, which produces MITVQSLQERFADCDDILISTFPAIDGAELPWAVMIYNVYMSDSALISKIILPVIHNKWKASSAQHKAFDPSELKLELCLDPITDEDALVDHVFSGDVALYFPSSDKLYSFSAANNISRSPEESSSETSIKGPKDGFVEELDTNVALIRKRMKTTDLVFTAFELGDRSKTSIGIMYLKDKVIPETVDEVTKKLQSFNGESPTGIAELAEHISPYRYSVLPMFDYTGRPDRAYDSLTRGRLIIIMQGSPVVLVAPASLMQLLFATEDPQMPYYYVFPWRLLRLLGFLISIMLPGFYITVVSFHQDQIPFPLLATIANTRLGLPIPTGFEMLIILFLLTLLREAGIRMPSPIASTITVVSGIIIGDAAIRGGFFSPTMTVIGALSFVAGSTHNNEDFVVTQTIMRYFILGLSSILGLFGFFISVFFIVQYAAHHRPFGQPFLAPFSPFSLSKVVRNLMRLPEKRKKGGAI; this is translated from the coding sequence ATGATCACCGTGCAAAGTCTTCAAGAACGTTTTGCCGATTGCGACGATATCCTCATTTCAACGTTCCCTGCTATCGACGGTGCCGAGCTGCCTTGGGCCGTAATGATCTATAACGTCTACATGAGCGACTCGGCGTTGATCTCCAAAATCATTCTGCCCGTCATCCATAACAAATGGAAAGCTAGCAGCGCTCAGCACAAAGCCTTCGATCCCTCCGAGCTGAAATTGGAGCTTTGTCTGGATCCCATAACGGATGAGGATGCATTAGTAGATCATGTTTTTTCAGGGGACGTAGCGCTTTATTTCCCAAGCAGCGACAAGCTGTATTCATTTAGCGCGGCGAATAATATTTCAAGATCCCCGGAGGAAAGCTCCTCCGAAACCTCGATCAAAGGCCCCAAGGACGGATTCGTGGAGGAATTGGACACCAATGTAGCCCTTATACGCAAACGCATGAAAACGACAGATCTCGTCTTTACCGCGTTTGAGCTGGGTGACCGGAGTAAAACCTCTATCGGAATCATGTATCTCAAAGATAAAGTCATCCCTGAGACGGTGGATGAAGTTACCAAGAAGCTTCAATCGTTCAATGGGGAATCGCCTACCGGCATCGCAGAGCTGGCTGAGCATATATCTCCGTACCGGTACAGCGTGCTGCCGATGTTCGATTATACCGGCCGCCCTGACCGGGCCTATGATTCCTTGACGCGCGGCAGGTTGATCATCATCATGCAGGGAAGTCCGGTCGTACTGGTCGCGCCGGCCAGCCTCATGCAGCTTCTCTTCGCGACTGAGGATCCCCAAATGCCATACTACTACGTGTTTCCTTGGAGACTGCTCCGGCTGCTGGGTTTTCTGATCTCCATCATGCTGCCGGGATTCTATATCACGGTTGTGTCCTTTCACCAAGACCAGATCCCGTTCCCGCTCCTGGCTACGATCGCCAATACCCGGCTCGGCCTTCCGATTCCGACCGGATTCGAAATGCTGATCATTCTGTTTCTGCTAACGCTGCTTCGGGAAGCCGGCATACGGATGCCTTCTCCGATCGCTTCTACCATCACGGTCGTATCCGGCATCATTATCGGGGACGCTGCCATTCGGGGCGGTTTCTTCTCCCCGACCATGACGGTGATCGGCGCATTGTCCTTTGTGGCCGGCTCTACCCATAACAACGAGGATTTCGTCGTCACGCAGACGATTATGCGATACTTCATCCTTGGCTTATCTTCCATTCTCGGATTATTCGGCTTCTTCATATCGGTGTTCTTTATCGTCCAGTATGCGGCGCATCACCGCCCGTTCGGACAGCCTTTCCTGGCCCCCTTCTCCCCGTTCTCGCTATCCAAGGTCGTGCGGAACCTGATGAGACTGCCGGAAAAACGGAAGAAAGGCGGGGCGATATGA
- a CDS encoding Ger(x)C family spore germination protein: MNKSEMNNPHMDSPAKPCKAIKLILLLVAAVPLLAGCWDNKDINHRSLPVIMGISLTEENQYKVYLDIPATNETSSVSIVSETGDTINEIIDDISMNMETQVDLLHLKIVIADKRIARRGMEDIISAFNRSRDISAKTLFAISDQPLDQFFSEMQAKSEQSGSIIYDYFEKNAGWNPQLADTRVWQLFRSIHSYTHDVIVPIIRSGVSTSIECTGSAIIKNGRMTGQIGTDETLVANAFYGKSAFGKIEVMDSATVQITSNRLTHQSWLKDGKPYLRSHLRLKVTILDSRGHPTEAQINEKLEELLTLRLNKLFRKTQKEQADILALGQYFRKHLTREQLQEWRSGYYPNLDFKLSVTTVIENRGNLKNL; this comes from the coding sequence ATGAACAAGTCGGAGATGAACAACCCGCATATGGACAGCCCGGCTAAGCCCTGCAAGGCAATCAAGCTCATTCTATTACTGGTTGCAGCGGTGCCCCTGCTTGCCGGCTGCTGGGATAACAAGGACATAAACCATCGCTCGCTCCCGGTCATCATGGGCATTTCGCTGACTGAAGAGAATCAATATAAGGTGTACCTGGACATTCCGGCAACGAATGAGACGAGCTCGGTCAGCATCGTTTCGGAAACCGGCGACACGATCAATGAAATCATCGATGACATAAGCATGAATATGGAGACCCAGGTGGATCTGCTCCATTTGAAGATCGTTATTGCAGATAAACGCATTGCCCGAAGAGGGATGGAGGACATCATCTCCGCCTTTAACCGCTCCCGGGATATCTCCGCCAAAACGCTGTTTGCGATCAGTGATCAGCCTCTAGACCAATTCTTCTCCGAAATGCAAGCGAAATCGGAGCAAAGCGGCAGTATCATCTATGATTATTTCGAGAAAAATGCCGGCTGGAACCCCCAATTGGCCGACACGCGCGTATGGCAGTTGTTTCGAAGCATTCATTCCTATACGCATGACGTGATCGTCCCGATCATTCGTTCTGGCGTATCCACAAGCATCGAATGCACAGGCTCGGCCATCATCAAGAACGGACGGATGACAGGCCAAATCGGAACCGATGAAACGCTTGTGGCTAATGCCTTTTATGGAAAAAGCGCATTCGGCAAAATCGAGGTCATGGATAGCGCAACCGTGCAAATCACAAGCAACCGGCTTACCCATCAAAGCTGGCTAAAGGACGGGAAGCCTTACCTTCGAAGCCATCTCAGGCTGAAAGTCACCATCTTGGATTCCCGGGGACATCCGACGGAAGCGCAGATCAACGAGAAGCTTGAAGAGCTCCTTACCCTTCGACTGAATAAGTTGTTTCGGAAAACGCAAAAAGAACAAGCCGATATCTTAGCCCTGGGGCAATACTTCAGAAAACATTTGACCCGGGAACAGCTTCAGGAATGGAGATCCGGGTACTATCCCAACCTGGATTTCAAGCTGAGCGTAACGACCGTCATCGAAAATCGGGGCAATCTCAAGAACTTGTGA
- a CDS encoding Ger(x)C family spore germination protein, with protein sequence MKKLLCLFFIISVLLAGCWDNKEVQDINYITALGIDYKEDQYIIYVQMLDFATIAKQEGTKQTETAPIWVGRGSGGTLSDALIDLYTASQQRVSWGHVTALVLSEAVLAPERLSQVFDMTNRSQEIRYTKWVYGTKDSMDDLFTVSPFFQLSPLHSLLHEPQESYRQFSFIRPIQFVNFIRLYREHAATVVLPSLHISTENWTENLKQHPLLEVNGAFLIQHQTLKGWMDRSDLTGARWLSTPETRASLVVLSGNKAAGSINLENPKSAIEVIREGKEVFYRIKLNVDGMVQNIYQKKRIDEMRRLTEATLREEIQNTFLKTAAIHADPYQLGLQLRRTDPSLWDELRKEKRVVHPASLREIDVHVSLRYWGQRKNVNR encoded by the coding sequence ATGAAAAAGCTCCTATGCCTCTTCTTCATCATATCCGTGCTGCTCGCAGGCTGCTGGGACAACAAAGAGGTTCAGGATATCAATTATATTACCGCGCTCGGGATCGATTACAAGGAAGATCAGTATATCATTTATGTCCAGATGCTTGATTTTGCGACGATCGCCAAACAGGAAGGGACGAAGCAGACCGAGACGGCCCCGATATGGGTCGGCAGAGGAAGCGGCGGCACGCTCTCTGATGCGCTGATCGACCTTTACACAGCCAGCCAGCAGCGGGTTTCCTGGGGACATGTTACGGCGTTGGTTCTCAGCGAGGCCGTACTGGCGCCCGAACGGTTGTCCCAAGTATTCGATATGACGAACCGGTCGCAGGAGATCCGCTATACCAAATGGGTTTACGGAACCAAGGACTCGATGGATGATCTGTTTACCGTGTCGCCTTTTTTCCAATTGTCGCCGCTGCATTCCCTGCTCCATGAGCCGCAGGAGAGCTATCGGCAATTCTCGTTTATCCGCCCGATCCAATTCGTGAATTTTATCCGGCTCTACCGTGAACATGCCGCGACCGTCGTTCTTCCCTCCCTCCATATTTCCACGGAAAACTGGACGGAAAATTTAAAGCAGCATCCGCTGCTTGAAGTAAACGGCGCATTTCTGATCCAGCATCAGACCCTAAAGGGATGGATGGATCGTTCCGATCTTACCGGTGCCCGCTGGCTGTCTACGCCGGAGACGCGCGCTTCCCTCGTCGTACTGTCCGGAAACAAGGCCGCTGGCAGCATTAACCTGGAGAATCCGAAATCCGCCATAGAGGTTATACGCGAAGGGAAAGAGGTCTTTTACCGGATCAAACTGAACGTTGATGGGATGGTGCAGAATATTTATCAGAAAAAGAGGATTGACGAAATGAGGAGGTTAACCGAGGCTACGCTCCGGGAGGAAATTCAGAATACGTTCCTGAAAACCGCGGCCATTCATGCCGACCCCTATCAATTAGGCCTCCAGCTTCGCAGAACGGATCCCAGTCTATGGGACGAGCTGAGGAAGGAGAAGCGGGTAGTGCATCCAGCATCGCTGCGTGAGATTGACGTTCATGTAAGTCTTCGTTATTGGGGTCAGCGCAAAAATGTAAACCGGTAG
- a CDS encoding carbohydrate ABC transporter permease, translating to MVYESKLLQWSANVILGLFAAACLIPFALLVVSSLSSEASIIQNGYSFFPTEFSLDAYHYLWTHVGELGRAYGITILITAVGTVVSLAISSMLAYPLSRHDMPLKSFWTFFVFFTMLFNGGLVPTYMVYTQLFDIKNTLFGLLIPGLLMNGFNVLLVRTFFMTSIPSALIEAASIDGASEIKTFYRIVLPLSLPIMATIGLFQAIAYWNDWFNGLIYLTDARLFGIQTILNKMMTDIQFLTSNSNLASTGAGQAIMELPSTTVRMAIAAIGVLPILIAYPFFQKYFVRGITIGAVK from the coding sequence ATGGTATATGAAAGCAAATTGCTGCAGTGGTCCGCCAATGTCATCCTTGGATTGTTTGCAGCGGCATGTTTGATTCCATTTGCTTTGCTGGTCGTTTCCTCGCTGAGCAGTGAAGCAAGCATTATCCAGAACGGATACTCCTTCTTTCCAACGGAGTTTAGTCTGGATGCTTATCACTATCTGTGGACGCATGTCGGGGAGCTTGGACGGGCTTATGGCATAACGATTCTCATCACGGCCGTAGGGACGGTGGTCAGTTTGGCGATAAGCTCCATGCTGGCTTATCCGCTATCTCGACACGATATGCCGTTAAAGAGCTTTTGGACGTTTTTCGTTTTCTTTACGATGCTGTTTAACGGCGGGCTGGTTCCAACCTACATGGTGTATACACAGCTCTTCGATATAAAAAATACTCTCTTTGGATTGCTCATCCCTGGACTGCTCATGAACGGGTTTAACGTTCTTCTAGTACGGACCTTCTTCATGACGTCTATACCGTCAGCGTTGATCGAAGCAGCCAGCATAGACGGAGCGAGTGAAATCAAAACATTTTACCGGATCGTGCTTCCGCTGTCCCTTCCGATCATGGCGACCATTGGGCTATTTCAAGCCATCGCGTACTGGAACGACTGGTTTAATGGGCTGATCTATCTAACGGACGCCAGATTGTTTGGTATCCAAACGATTCTTAACAAAATGATGACGGATATCCAGTTCCTGACGAGCAATAGCAACCTTGCCAGTACAGGTGCAGGGCAGGCCATTATGGAACTGCCAAGCACGACCGTACGCATGGCGATTGCTGCGATAGGGGTATTGCCGATTCTGATCGCGTACCCATTCTTTCAAAAGTATTTCGTTAGAGGAATCACGATCGGGGCCGTGAAATAA